A single region of the Neotabrizicola shimadae genome encodes:
- the ctaD gene encoding cytochrome c oxidase subunit I, whose protein sequence is MADAAIHGHDHDHRGFFTRWFMSTNHKDIGILYLFTGGIVGLISVIFTVYMRMELMEPGVQYMCAEGMRLTAATVETCTPNGHLWNVTVTAHGILMMFFVVIPALFGGFGNYFMPLQIGAPDMAFPRMNNLSYWLYVAGTCLAVASVFSPGGNSQLGSGVGWVLYPPLSTAEGGYSMDLAIFAVHLSGASSILGAINMITTFLNMRAPGMTMHKVPLFAWSIFVTAWLVLLALPVLAGAITMLLTDRNFGTTFFQPSGGGDPILYQHILWFFGHPEVYIIVLPAFGIISQVIATFSRKPIFGYLPMVYAMVAIGVLGFVVWAHHMYTVGMSLTQQSYFMLATMVIAVPTGIKVFSWIATMWGGSIEFKTPMLWAFGFLFLFTVGGVTGIVLSQAAVDRAYHDTYYVVAHFHYVMSLGAVFGIFAGIYYWIGKMSGRQYPEWAGKLHFWAMFIGANLTFFPQHFLGRQGMPRRYIDYPEAFAYWNHLSSIGAFISFASFVFFIGVVFYTLFAGKRVTENNYWNEYADTLEWTLSCPPPEHTFETLPKQSDWDKQHAH, encoded by the coding sequence ATGGCCGACGCAGCCATTCATGGCCACGACCATGACCATCGGGGGTTCTTTACCCGCTGGTTCATGTCGACGAACCACAAGGACATCGGGATCCTCTACCTGTTCACAGGTGGGATCGTGGGTCTGATCTCGGTCATCTTCACCGTGTACATGCGGATGGAGCTGATGGAACCGGGCGTGCAGTACATGTGCGCGGAAGGCATGCGCCTGACCGCTGCCACGGTGGAAACCTGCACCCCCAACGGACATCTCTGGAACGTGACGGTAACCGCGCACGGCATCCTGATGATGTTCTTCGTGGTGATCCCCGCGCTGTTCGGCGGCTTCGGCAACTACTTCATGCCGTTGCAGATCGGCGCGCCGGACATGGCGTTCCCCCGCATGAACAACCTCAGCTACTGGCTCTACGTCGCGGGCACCTGCCTTGCCGTGGCTTCGGTGTTCTCGCCGGGCGGCAACAGTCAGCTCGGCTCCGGCGTGGGCTGGGTGTTGTATCCGCCGCTGTCGACCGCTGAAGGCGGTTACTCGATGGACCTGGCGATCTTCGCCGTTCACCTGTCGGGCGCATCTTCGATCCTTGGCGCGATCAACATGATCACGACCTTCCTGAACATGCGCGCGCCCGGCATGACGATGCACAAGGTTCCGCTGTTTGCCTGGTCGATCTTCGTGACGGCATGGCTTGTCCTTCTGGCGCTGCCGGTTCTGGCCGGTGCCATCACCATGCTGCTGACCGACCGCAACTTCGGCACGACCTTCTTCCAGCCCTCGGGTGGTGGCGACCCGATCCTGTACCAGCACATCCTGTGGTTCTTTGGCCACCCGGAAGTCTACATCATCGTACTGCCCGCTTTCGGCATCATCAGCCAAGTGATTGCAACCTTCTCGCGCAAGCCGATCTTCGGCTACCTGCCGATGGTCTATGCGATGGTCGCCATCGGCGTGCTCGGCTTCGTGGTCTGGGCGCACCACATGTACACCGTCGGCATGTCGCTGACCCAGCAGTCCTATTTCATGCTGGCAACCATGGTCATCGCGGTGCCGACCGGCATCAAGGTGTTCTCGTGGATCGCGACCATGTGGGGCGGCTCGATCGAATTCAAGACGCCCATGCTATGGGCCTTTGGCTTCCTGTTCCTGTTTACCGTGGGCGGCGTGACCGGCATCGTGCTCAGCCAGGCCGCCGTGGACCGCGCCTATCATGACACCTACTACGTCGTCGCGCACTTCCACTACGTGATGTCGCTTGGCGCAGTGTTCGGCATCTTCGCGGGCATCTACTACTGGATCGGTAAAATGTCGGGCCGGCAGTATCCTGAATGGGCCGGCAAGCTGCACTTCTGGGCGATGTTCATCGGCGCCAACCTGACGTTCTTCCCGCAGCACTTCCTGGGTCGCCAGGGGATGCCGCGCCGCTACATCGACTATCCGGAGGCCTTTGCCTACTGGAACCACCTGTCCTCCATTGGCGCCTTTATCTCCTTCGCGTCCTTCGTGTTCTTCATTGGCGTCGTGTTCTACACTCTGTTCGCGGGCAAGCGCGTCACCGAGAACAACTACTGGAACGAGTACGCAGACACGCTGGAATGGACCCTGTCCTGCCCGCCGCCGGAGCATACCTTCGAAACGCTGCCGAAGCAGTCGGACTGGGACAAGCAACACGCCCATTGA
- a CDS encoding GatB/YqeY domain-containing protein, with product MALRDRLQAELKDAMKAREADRLSALRLINAAIKDREIAARGEGAGELTDADLTAILGKMVKQRQESARAYEEGGRLELAEKELNEIRVIEEFLPRQLTADEVQAAIEAAIAETGASGIRDMGRVMAALKGRYTGQMDFAAAGTAIKARLV from the coding sequence ATGGCGTTGCGTGACCGGCTTCAGGCCGAATTGAAGGACGCGATGAAGGCGCGGGAAGCCGACCGGCTTTCCGCACTGCGACTGATCAACGCCGCCATCAAGGACCGGGAGATCGCCGCCCGAGGCGAAGGGGCAGGGGAACTGACCGACGCGGACCTCACGGCGATCTTGGGCAAGATGGTCAAGCAGCGCCAGGAGAGCGCCCGGGCCTATGAAGAGGGCGGCCGGCTGGAACTGGCGGAAAAGGAACTGAACGAGATCCGCGTCATCGAAGAGTTTCTGCCTCGCCAGTTGACCGCTGATGAGGTGCAAGCCGCAATCGAGGCCGCAATTGCTGAAACCGGCGCCAGCGGCATTCGAGACATGGGGCGGGTCATGGCGGCGCTGAAGGGGCGCTATACTGGTCAGATGGATTTTGCGGCTGCGGGCACGGCGATAAAGGCGCGTCTGGTCTGA
- a CDS encoding Stf0 family sulfotransferase — protein MTPARTLIVCTTPRSGSTLLCALLASSGVGGRPESWYRAEDRSEYEADWGVPPGDHLAFLKSAIKAGSDESGTFGLRLQAASLSPALAELRASFGNLPDRDLLKHAFGPCTFIYIRRNDDVAQAVSRLKAEVSQVWHLDGTEPPPRGEPAYDAARLDEFRLEAAEGNSAWEAWFAAQGIAPIRLVYEAFVTDPAGQVRTLLTRSGLPPHPDRQITATNRKMADSSSEAWASRYRRERGLQST, from the coding sequence ATGACCCCGGCCCGCACCTTGATTGTCTGCACCACCCCCCGTTCCGGAAGCACGTTGCTCTGCGCGCTCCTGGCATCGTCGGGCGTTGGAGGGCGGCCCGAGTCCTGGTACCGGGCCGAGGATCGTTCAGAGTACGAAGCCGACTGGGGTGTTCCGCCGGGCGACCATCTCGCCTTCCTCAAGAGCGCAATCAAGGCGGGCTCTGACGAGAGTGGCACGTTCGGGCTTCGCCTGCAGGCCGCCTCCCTTTCGCCCGCTCTTGCCGAGTTGCGTGCCAGTTTTGGCAACCTGCCGGACCGCGACCTGCTGAAGCATGCCTTCGGCCCTTGCACATTCATCTACATCCGGCGGAACGACGACGTGGCTCAGGCCGTGTCGCGCCTGAAGGCCGAGGTCAGCCAGGTCTGGCATCTGGACGGCACGGAACCCCCGCCACGCGGGGAGCCCGCCTATGACGCGGCCCGGCTGGACGAATTTCGGCTGGAGGCGGCCGAGGGGAACTCTGCATGGGAAGCCTGGTTCGCTGCACAGGGGATCGCCCCGATCCGGTTGGTCTATGAGGCGTTTGTCACCGATCCGGCCGGACAGGTGCGAACGCTCCTCACGCGGTCAGGCCTGCCGCCGCATCCGGACAGACAAATCACGGCGACCAACCGAAAAATGGCTGATTCATCAAGCGAAGCCTGGGCTTCCCGCTACAGGCGCGAGCGTGGACTTCAATCGACATAG
- a CDS encoding DUF2244 domain-containing protein, whose translation MPYEWQKELSDGARLHLWPHRSLTQRGFVGFFAITFGLITLPALAVLGSPVLWGLLPFFLVTLAGIWYAIRRNQRDTEIIEDLVLRGDAVTLTRHGPRGRRQDWRANPHWVRVMLHRSGGPVPNYVTMKGEGREVEIGAFLSEDERIALHGELAEALTRIRQSSAH comes from the coding sequence ATGCCCTATGAATGGCAGAAGGAACTTTCGGATGGCGCACGGCTGCACCTCTGGCCGCATCGCTCCCTCACGCAGCGCGGTTTCGTCGGCTTCTTCGCGATCACCTTCGGCCTGATCACCCTGCCGGCCCTGGCCGTCCTCGGTTCTCCCGTGCTCTGGGGACTCCTGCCCTTCTTCCTCGTGACCCTGGCAGGCATCTGGTACGCCATTCGTCGGAACCAGCGCGACACGGAAATCATCGAAGACCTGGTCCTGCGCGGCGATGCAGTCACGCTTACACGACACGGCCCGCGCGGGCGGCGGCAGGACTGGCGAGCCAACCCGCATTGGGTAAGGGTCATGCTGCACCGGTCAGGCGGGCCTGTGCCGAACTACGTGACGATGAAGGGTGAAGGCCGCGAGGTCGAAATCGGTGCCTTCCTGAGCGAAGATGAACGCATTGCCCTGCATGGAGAGCTTGCCGAAGCCCTGACCCGTATCAGGCAATCAAGCGCACATTGA
- the carA gene encoding glutamine-hydrolyzing carbamoyl-phosphate synthase small subunit yields the protein MPSRATSQPKPTACLALADGTLFYGHGFGAVGQTVAELVFNTAMTGYQEIMTDPSYAGQVVTFTFPHVGNVGVTPEDDETGEPVAAGMVVKWDPTEPSNWRATGDLVSWLEKKGRIGIGGIDTRRLTRAIRQQGAPHVALAHDPEGRFDLEALVAKARAWKGLVGLDLAKDVTCAQSYRWDEKRWAWPEGYARREGPGLRVVAVDYGAKRNILRCLVSAGCEVTVLPATATAEDVLALNPEGVFLSNGPGDPAATGEYAVPMIRGVLERDLPLFGICLGHQMLALALGGKTVKMNHGHHGANHPVKDLTTGKVEITSMNHGFTVDSQTLPTGVSETHVSLFDGSNCGIAVDGKPIFSVQYHPEASPGPQDSYYLFDRFAAAMQARRAAQGS from the coding sequence ATGCCGAGCCGCGCCACGAGCCAGCCGAAACCGACCGCCTGCCTTGCGCTCGCCGACGGCACTCTGTTCTACGGTCACGGCTTCGGCGCAGTCGGCCAGACGGTCGCTGAACTGGTCTTCAACACCGCGATGACCGGCTATCAGGAGATCATGACCGATCCCTCCTATGCGGGTCAGGTCGTGACCTTCACCTTCCCCCATGTCGGAAATGTTGGCGTCACGCCAGAAGACGACGAGACCGGCGAACCGGTGGCAGCCGGCATGGTGGTAAAGTGGGATCCAACAGAGCCGTCCAACTGGCGCGCAACTGGTGATCTGGTGTCGTGGCTGGAAAAGAAGGGCCGCATCGGAATTGGCGGCATCGACACTCGACGACTGACTCGCGCGATCCGCCAGCAGGGCGCCCCGCATGTGGCATTGGCGCATGATCCGGAAGGGCGCTTTGATCTCGAAGCTCTGGTCGCCAAGGCGCGCGCCTGGAAAGGGCTCGTCGGTCTGGACCTCGCAAAGGACGTCACGTGCGCACAAAGCTATCGGTGGGATGAAAAGCGGTGGGCCTGGCCGGAAGGCTATGCCCGGCGCGAAGGGCCCGGTCTTCGAGTGGTTGCCGTGGACTACGGCGCCAAGCGGAACATCCTGCGCTGTCTCGTCAGTGCCGGATGTGAGGTTACTGTGCTTCCGGCTACAGCCACGGCAGAGGACGTGCTCGCACTGAATCCGGAAGGCGTCTTCCTGTCGAATGGCCCCGGCGATCCTGCGGCCACCGGGGAATATGCCGTGCCGATGATCCGCGGCGTGCTGGAACGTGATCTGCCGCTCTTCGGCATCTGCCTCGGCCATCAGATGCTGGCGCTCGCCTTGGGCGGCAAGACGGTGAAGATGAACCACGGCCACCACGGCGCCAACCATCCGGTGAAGGATCTGACCACGGGCAAGGTCGAGATCACGTCGATGAACCACGGCTTCACCGTGGACAGCCAGACCTTGCCGACAGGCGTCAGCGAGACGCATGTCAGCCTTTTCGATGGGTCGAACTGCGGAATCGCTGTGGACGGCAAGCCGATCTTTTCGGTGCAGTACCACCCCGAGGCTTCGCCTGGGCCGCAGGACAGCTACTATTTGTTCGATCGCTTTGCCGCCGCCATGCAGGCCCGTCGGGCCGCCCAGGGAAGTTAA